TGTGGCCCGGGTCAAGTCCAAGGTGGGGACGTTCACCACGAACTCGCCCGATTCAGTAATCAGCCTGTGTGAATGCCGTTCAGGCCTGACTGAGATGGAGAGCATCGGTGGGTCGCTGCAAATCGTTCCAATCCAGGCGACGGTCACGATATTTGGTTTTGAGTCCTCACACTGGCATGTGACCATCACAACTGGGCACGGGCATAGAACTGTTCCTGGGTTCCAGCGGAGTTTGGGCACTCTATCGCTCTTCCTCTCGATCATCGATTCAGTCTCTAGTTTCTCCGTGCATTCTGTAGTTCCTCCGAAGCTGAGTCTTGATTCCTCACGTGACTGAAACTTCTAGTATGTTACCGAAAGCCCAGGTAAAACTACATACGCAATCGCAATTCGCGGAAGGAAGGAGGAAGTGATCGATGCCACGGCGGAACAACAATCAGATTCTCAATCCGCAGGCGCGTCAGGCCCTGAATCAGCTCAAGTATGAAATAGCCAGCCAGGTCGGCGTGGACTACAACACAAGCGGCGGGTACCTCGGAGATATACCTGCGCGCGAGGCTGGCAGAATCGGTGGGCAGATGGTCAGGAACATGATAGCTGCCGCGGAGCAGAGCCTGATAAGCCAGACAGTGGCGGGCGCCCAGGCCAGTTTCGCGCAGGCGCTCAGGCCGCAGGTGTCCACCAACTTCACCAACGAAACCAACTACGCGCCCCACACCAATGTGAATCCTGCCAGGTCATAAGGACCACGGACAGGTCCTTGGACCAAGGGAACGCGGTGACGCCCGGAGGCTTTGAGCCCCGGGCGTCGCGTGTTTCGACAGACCCGGCCTCCGATTCTCCGTGATCAGCTCCCCCTGCAGCGTCCCGCTTGAGGCCCCCTTCACCAGTGCTGTGCACTTCCCTGGCCACGGCACTATGGGAACTGCTCCCATCCGCTGGTTCCCAGCGGGAGTTTCGCCTATGCCTGCCGAATAGACCATCATGAGGAAGCGCGCCCCTTGTGATCCAGGCATATCAGGGAAAGGAGTTGCAGTAATTGAAGTCCAGAAACCCGCACTACGGCAGACTCGCTCTCATCACTATTCTCGCCGCGACCCTGGTCCTCGTTTCCGTCACAGTGACAAGTGCCGCGACTACATACACCGTAAGGTCGGGCGACTCCCTCTTCTTGATCGCACGCCGGTTCGGGACCACCGTGGACGCGCTCAAGGCCGCCAACGGCCTCTTCGGGGACACAATCTACCCGTTCCAGGTTCTCAAGATCCCAGCGTCCCAACCTAGCTCCCCATCCACGCCTCCGCCGTCTTCCGGTGCATCCTCCTCTGATGTAATGCTCCTGGCGAAACTTGTGACGGCGGAATCTGCGGGTGAGCCCTACGAAGGGCAGGTCGCTGTTGCCGCCTCGGTGCTCAACCGAGTCCGAAGCTCTCAGTATCCGAACACCATCCCTGGCGTCATCTACCAGGTGGTGGACGGGCGGTACTATCAATACAGCCCGGTTCTTGATGGACGCATCAACGTGTCCCCCACGGCCACGGCTCTTCGTGCGGCGAGAGACGCCCTGAATGGATGGGATCCATCCTACGGGGCGATCGGGTTCTACAACCCCGCCAAGACAAGCAACTGGTGGGTTCGTACGCGGCCCGTAACCAGAGTCATCGGTAATCACGTGTTCTTCAAGTAGCTTCCAAATCGTGGCGCGCATCACACCTGCGCCCCCGCCACCCGTAAGGAACGGGTGACCGGGGGCGTTTGGCTTGCGAGGACCGCGGCGTTTCTGGTGTATATTGGTTGACTGCGCTCATGCCTTCATGTATGATATGGCCTTGCGAGGCACTCAGGGAGGTGTGGGTTTGATGCACGGTTCAGCACAGGCGGTCGTCACAGAGCGTCTCACCCGTGTCTTCCGGGGAAAGCGGGACAAGAACGGCCAGGCCAAGCCTTTCACTGCACTGGACCAAGTCGACATCGAGATTGGGCGGGGAGAGCTCTTTGGGATCCTGGGGCCCAACGGCGCCGGCAAGACAACGTTGATCAAGATTCTATCCACGCTGCTCGCCCCCACCTCTGGCCGGGCCTTCGTGGGCGGAACCGATGTCATGCGCGACCCATACGCCGTGCGGAGGATGATCAACATGGTCTCCGGCGGCGAGCATTCCGGGTACGGCATCCTGACCGTCCGAGAAAACCTCTGGATGTTCTCGCAATTCTACGGAGTGCCCACTAAGGCAGCCTTGTCAAACATAGACACAATGATGGAACGCCTGAATTTCTCACAGGAACGCGACACTAAGATCAACAAGCTGTCAACAGGCATGAGGCAGAAGATGAACTTCATTCGGGGCTTCGTGAACGACCCAGAGATACTGTTCCTCGATGAGCCGACATTGGGTCTGGACGTGGCAGCAGCCAGGGATGTAAGAGGTTACATCAAATCCTGGGTTTCTTCGGGCCGGGGGAAGACAGTGCTCCTCACCACCCACTACATGGCGGACGCGGAGGAACTGTGCGACCGGATAGCCATAATCGACTCTGGGAAGATCCTTGCGTGCGACACTCCTGCGAACCTCAAGAGGCGGGTCACGCGGGACTCGGTCCTCAGGATCGAGATCGCGTCCCACGAGGACAGGTCGGACGAGTTCCGGGATCTGCCAGGGGTCAAACGCCTCGCGGCGGCGCACAAACCAGGAACGAACACCTCTGAACTCACCATGATCATCCAGGACGACTCCGTCCTCTCTCTGGTGGTTAAGACGGTGAGTGACATCGGATCCACGATCCTCTCCCTGAGAAAGGAAGAGCCGTCTTTGGAGGACGTCTTCCTGGAGGTGGTCGGAAGGAGGCTTACTGACGATGCCAGCCCTGTCAACAAACCTTAGGGCCCTTTGGGGGCGTGCTTACGTCAGGATAATCGGTGTCAACCGCGAGCCGTCCTGGATTGCCTTCGATGTGATACTGCCGGTACTGGGAACCGCGTCTTACGTTTACATATATAAAGCCATGAACGCAAGCCGCGAGTTCATGGGCTTCGCGATCCTGGGCGGGGCCATGACCGCCTATTGGATGAACGTGCTCTGGGCTATGGCAAGTCAGTTCTACTGGGAGAAGGAATCCGGCAACCTCGA
This sequence is a window from Bacillota bacterium. Protein-coding genes within it:
- a CDS encoding cell wall hydrolase, yielding MKSRNPHYGRLALITILAATLVLVSVTVTSAATTYTVRSGDSLFLIARRFGTTVDALKAANGLFGDTIYPFQVLKIPASQPSSPSTPPPSSGASSSDVMLLAKLVTAESAGEPYEGQVAVAASVLNRVRSSQYPNTIPGVIYQVVDGRYYQYSPVLDGRINVSPTATALRAARDALNGWDPSYGAIGFYNPAKTSNWWVRTRPVTRVIGNHVFFK
- a CDS encoding ABC transporter ATP-binding protein, yielding MHGSAQAVVTERLTRVFRGKRDKNGQAKPFTALDQVDIEIGRGELFGILGPNGAGKTTLIKILSTLLAPTSGRAFVGGTDVMRDPYAVRRMINMVSGGEHSGYGILTVRENLWMFSQFYGVPTKAALSNIDTMMERLNFSQERDTKINKLSTGMRQKMNFIRGFVNDPEILFLDEPTLGLDVAAARDVRGYIKSWVSSGRGKTVLLTTHYMADAEELCDRIAIIDSGKILACDTPANLKRRVTRDSVLRIEIASHEDRSDEFRDLPGVKRLAAAHKPGTNTSELTMIIQDDSVLSLVVKTVSDIGSTILSLRKEEPSLEDVFLEVVGRRLTDDASPVNKP
- a CDS encoding ABC transporter permease, with translation MPALSTNLRALWGRAYVRIIGVNREPSWIAFDVILPVLGTASYVYIYKAMNASREFMGFAILGGAMTAYWMNVLWAMASQFYWEKESGNL